In the Callospermophilus lateralis isolate mCalLat2 chromosome 7, mCalLat2.hap1, whole genome shotgun sequence genome, TCTGtattgggggattgaacccaggggcaatttaccactgagctacatccccaactctttttttttttttttttaattttgaaacaaggcctcactaagttgctaagactggccttgaacttgcaatcctcctgcctcagcctcacaagtgcctgggattatagatgtgagcCACTGCCCCTGCTAAACCCAGTAATTTACTATAAAACAGCTGCTGGGAACACATGCAGGTTGGATCTCTTGACCTGGCCCTCCAGACTTTTTATCCGTTTCTCTCCATTTTGATCCCCATTAAAACCCTAGCCccgcagcaccatgtaaaaataaataaaataaaggcattgtgtccaactacacctgaaaaataaaattacacagagaccaaaaaaaaaaaaaacaaaaaaaacccctagCCCCCCAGAACAGCCTTACGTATCAATGATGTACTTGATGTTGTCATGTACAGTGATGTCATCCCGGCCCTTGTAGGGTTGGATATGGAAAGCCACCTGCCACAAACAAAGGATTTACTGGTCAAGAGATTGTCTGTCCAGGGGCCACAACAAATAAGGCTCATGCTCCAAACACGGTCTGTAGGGGAAGCTGAGTTCAGGAGAAAGCCTGGCAATGGTGGGCACAATAGAGTTAGGACTGACACTATCCTTCtagaccaaaaagaaaaaaaaggagaaggacAAGAAATTTGCTCACCTTCCACAACAGGGCATCTAGGAATCATTCTGGTGGGCTGCCACAGGATGGCTGACAGGTTTCAACCTATGTACCAGTTCCAAGTGATTGGCACTAGCTGCCTGAAACAATGGGAAGCTGTGTTGATGGGAAAAAGTGACTTGATCTGTTAAATGTGATAGTGGTGGACTCAGGAATGGGACATGTAGCTCCtgtcatttttcttcctttgctaCAGTTGTGGAGATTGACCTAATTGGTACATTTAGTGAAAATAACCACATGCTTACTTCATGTCCTTCCACTTGAAGGTGAGTTGATGACCTGTGTGTGGCCCACTCTGTGAGGCCCAGTGCTGCCTCCTGCTAGGGAGTTGGATCCAGAATTCAATCTGTAGGTCCATTTAGTACTTGCCTAGCCTTTATCCAAGGTCAGGATCTCCAAACTAACTTCTGTTGTTATTTAATAAAAAGTGGTATTTATTTAGTTGCCCATCTAtcctatatttatttttctcaagtAAAGAAAGTAAGTGTGACACAGGCAATGCTTATGAGAACCCTCTCCCAACCACACTGGCTCCCTATTTGCCATCCCTGGACTACAGCCAAGAACTTCCCTAGGGGCTTTAACCCTGTAGGCACAGGAGGAGAAGTCTCCAGAATGAGAGAGCACATGACCTCTTCTTTGAGACTCACCTGGATGTTGTACTGGTGGGCTGTATCCAGAATAGCAGGTACAAGATCATCTGAGGGTTCCCCGTTATCATCAGCCATGCCGGGTGGGTACCAAGAGAGAACTAAGACGCCTGAAACACAACATAGAAGACACTTTAAAGGAACAGAGTACTCCTCAACAGACTTCTCTTTCCAGGCAGATGATTTCCAACTGAAAAACTATTCATGGAAACCTTCTGCCAGGTTCATTTCCTGCAGAACCAATCCCAGAGCTTCGGAGCTGTCCATGCCTGCAGTGCTGAATCGCTCTGGCCAGGAGAGCCATAGAGCACCAAGCAGGTCAGAAGGCTTTTGGTTCCATCAGCAAATAGCAGAACAAAGTGGAGAGGGTGGCCATGCCACACCCACCCAGAAGCCCCAGTCCTACCTTCCAAAAAGAGGATCACCTCTGAGGTCTCACATAGAGTAGAGGCCTGTGCAAAAAGTCATCTTGGTGTTTCTCAGAGCATTTGCCGTGACTGACTGTGCCTCTAGACTGTAAACCTGAAGGATGGCCCCTGTCttgtttatctttgaaaatttctCACCCCTCTCTTTGTCATTCCTTGTTTTCCCTGTCATTCACAAACATCTCCAGGTACGATATTAAAATGTACTGCAAAATGTAGCAGAATTTAGTGATAAAATCTGAACCAACTGAACATGCCAGCCTACAAAGGAGACTCTCAGGGACCTGTCCTGTGGATAGGCACTTGATGAAAAGCTCCTTCTCCCCACAAGCAGGGTCTGTCATACAACATGGGCAAACTTTCCTCTCTACAGCCAGCAAAAGCAAGAAGAGCCGCTGCTCTTCCCTGCACCTGATGTGAAAGCAGAGGTCATACCAGGCTTTATTCCTTTGAACCCCAGACTCCTGAGGAACCAGGAAACCCAGATTTTCACTTCCCTGGAACCCAAAGCCCAACAGATTTGAAGTTTCTGCCTTCCTCTCTTTGCTGTCCCTATGCAGGACAGCTCTAGTACAAACCCCTAGCTGCTCCGCCCTGTAGGAAGGCTCTGGAATTGGGAGTCAGAAGGGTTCAGAAAGGCAATTGGAATACTAAAAAGAAGGCGCAATGCCGCGTAGTGGGCCCGTAATGGGAAGGAAAGGCTATGAAGTCAAGTTGGAGGTTGAATGGAATCAAAGGGCCGGTGTCAGGACAGCAGATGTGGAACGAAAATGGGGAAGATGGGCGAGGCTGAGGGGTCCGGGGAACTCACCGATGGCGGCTTCCTTGAGCTGGGTCATGTGCTCCCGCAGCACGTCAGGGTCCCGGGAGCTGTAGGGCCCCAGCTCTGGGTAGAAGCTGGACCCCAGGTCATCCGGGGGACTGTGACGGCCGCGGGGATAGCTGGCCGAGATCTTGGGGTCCCAGTGCGGCACCATGACGTGGTCCCAGTGGATGTAGTGGCCCTCGCGCCGCGGGCTCCCGTACCACGAGTAGTAGAAGGCGTGGAGGTCCGAGTAGACGCGCAGACTCTGCCCGGGGGCGGACTCGGCCTCCGCGGGGACCGGTCCGGCCGAACTGCGCGGTTCCGCGGTGCgaggcggcagcggcggcggcggtgCGGCGGGGGCGGCCGGGGCCCGGGCGGCGGGCGCGGGGGCTCCCTCTGGACGTCGCTCAAAGGGTGCCAGCTCCAGGCCCGGGCCCAGCGCGGGTAGTCCGTCCGGAGCTTTGAGTGTGCGCAGGCCCATGAGAGTACCGAAGGCGAAGAGCAGCACCAGGAACAGCGCGATGCAGGCGCGGCGCCGCCGCCGGGCCATGGCGGCCCCCAGTCTCCCCGGGCCCAGCCCCGCTACCTCCCGGCGAGCAGCGCCATGGCTGCCCGCCCGGCTCGCACCGCCGCGCAGCCTGCGCGCGACTCAGGGAGACGGCGACGCAGAGCCGGGAGAAGCGTGGGCGGATCCCGGACTCTCCCCGCAGTGCGGGCGGGCCCCGCACACATAGAATGCAGGCGGCGTAGACCAAGTGGTGACAAGCTGAGGGGGGACCAGACAGCAGCAGAGACCAGCTCTGCGAGTTCCAGGCCAAAGAGGCGGAAGCCTAAGTCGCGCTGCTGGGACAGCGGGGTGCAGGCGCCCGGCTTGGGAGAGAGAATGCAGATCTTTGGAGTTCAGGAGATTGTCGGTGTGGCAGCGTTGGATCCAGGATGAGGGGAGCAGAGGGCTGGGTGGGGAAAAAAGAGGGTGTCTATGACGCTCTTGCCCCAAGGACCCTCTTCTCCCTCGACCCCTCCTTACTGACTTCACTGTACCCCTCCCACTGGTCTCAGTCACCAACCATCCTTATTTGCCACAGGCCCTGCAACACCTAGGGCAGCCTCTGAAGCCTAGGGAGGGGGACATCTGGAAATCCCCACCCTACAGACGCTGGCTATGGCCTTGGAGTTGCAAGACCATGACTTGCGCAAGGTCACATTGACCAAGCCTAAACCAAGGGTCAGGACTGGTTCTCCAGAGCTCTTTGCACTACTCAGACCGGACGGTCTTAGGCCACTGCCATCCCTGAATTCTCTCTAGAGATTATCCTAGAGTaggtaaggattaaatgagatggtTCCCCTAAAACACTTCGTACAGTGTCTGACAGAGAAAACACTTACCAgttccccattcttcctgagctctgagctccagaGGGCTGACCTGGATCTTATATATCTGTTAGACACCAAGGGTTCCAGAACAGGATCTGTCACCCAGTTCCTAGATCTGTCTGatcagggaatcacaccagaccctGGTGTGATGTTCTGTGGCCAGTTTTTTCTCACTGTTGTTGAGAGTCACTTTGTTGCCCACATTGCTCTATCTGCAGTCTAAAAGAGTTTGTGTTAGCACAAAATGAAAGAACAAGGTGCAAACTTCATTTATCAGCACAGCCTTTCTTCACTGGTGGAGTCACGCCTCTGATGGACCCACTTTCCTAGTGGAAAATGAGCCACTGGCCAAAGAGGGAGTCTGTGCTTGTATAGATTACAATGAGAGGTGACTTAATTATTGACAGAGTGTGTCTAATGTGGGTGTGGGGTCAGTGTTCGGTATTTATCTCTTTCCCTCCAGGGTCCCATTGTACTGTCAATGGGAAAGGATTTATTTTGGGAAGGGTCAATGCTCTGGCTTCCTCCCAGAGACTGCCAGTCTAGCTTTGATGGATGGCTTCTCCCCAGGGATTGTCTTGCCACTGGGAAAGAATGTATTGGGAAAGGATCAATGTTATCAATGTGTTGCCTTCTTCCTCGCTCTCTTTCCAGGCCACACTATTTGGGGGTTTGTCATTTTCTGTATCTTACAGTTTGGTATAATAGAAGCCATCTACTTCTTTTTTCTTAAGTAAGAAAATTgttgagaggggaggggaaggggggataggaaggtcaGCAGAATCAAATAgatattattattgctgtatgtatatacgtgactgtatgaccaatgtgattctgcaacctgtacaatcagaaaaatgagaaattataccccatttgattcaaatgtatgatatgtcaagatcattgtactgtcatgtgtaactaacaaaaaaataaaggaaaagaaaaagaaaattgtggGGAACCCAGGAAGAGGAGTAACAAGGCTGGGAAATGTTTTTAAGCCAGAGACCAGGAGAGTGAGTTTGACAAATTCATGGTTGTAAGTGTAAATGAGGTAGAATGCTTTCAGGTCCAAATCACAGGCACCTGATTCAAACTGGCTTAAGCAATATGGAAGTGTATCAGCTCGAAAAGCAGGAAGTCCACTGATGGGGCAGGGTGGGTAGATTCCCTGGCCCAAACATGTCATTTGGAACCCAGATATTTCTAACTCACTGCTGTGCTGTCCCCACTATTGACTTCATGCTTAAACTAGCTCCCCTTATTTCACAAAATGTCTGCTACAGCAACTGAGCCCTATTCCCAGTACAACAGGTGATGGACAAtaagactaattttttttttccccagaagtcTAAACAAACATCCTGAATCTCACTGGTCTTATCTAGTTTAGGCCTGCTTACCCCAAATTGCAGACAAAGGGAATGGAATTACCATGAAGAAATTAGATTAAATTTTGGAGTGGTTTAAATGTTCTGGAGAACACCATAATGTTTGCCAAAGACTGAGATAACTCTTTGGGTAAtgaatgagagtgagaagatAAAAGAATAGGGATGCAACTTTCAGCATTATTTAGAGGTTGAGCAGCAGCAGAAGAGAGCCTATAGGTTAAGCATGTGGCCTGTAACCCCCAgcaactcgggaagctgaggtaggatcaAAAATATCAGGCCAGTCTCAACAATCTTAGTGAGCACCTCagcgacttagcaagaccctgtctcaaattttttaaaatgaaataaaaaggactggagatgcagctcagtggtaaagcaccctaggttcaatcctcagcagagCAGAGAGGGGAGGCACCTATACAGGTACCAAAGGACAAAATTATAACAATTTAGCTGAAAGATCTTAAttggctttattttttattctagaaCAGGGTAACACTGCACTCCATAAAATAAATTGTGTGGTGCTGAACTGAATGGAAGACAAGGGTTTTATAGAAAGAGAAACACTGAAGAAAGttgaaacaaaagaacaaaaatcagaCTGCTCATTTCAAAATTACTTTCCTTATGGAGGCAGGAATAGAGAGAACAATAGGGAAATAATGGAttagttaaaattatttcagGTTTCTTCTTTTATGTAAAGATTAAGTCCATTATCATGTCTATTGAAACTGCCTGTTTGGGAAATTTGGAATTATCTTTGGAATTCTGATTTCTTGGAAGGTTAGATAAATAGCTTAGTTTCCAGCTTGGTAAAATGTACCTTTAAGAAGAGTGACTCCGTGTTGATTTTTAGCCTGGTCGGCTAGGGCCCAGTGcagaatttcaaaacagtgactcCCTATAATAGTCAGTTATTTATGTTTTGGGTGCTgaagtttgaacccagggcttcacacatgccagacaagcagtttaccactgagctatatccccagcccactaattttcttctctctttttaaaattaattaattaattaattaattggcactggggattgaacccagaggtgctttactgctgagttacatcaccagcctttttattttttattttgacaccaggtctcattgagttgctaagggtctcactgagttgctgaggctggccttgaacttgcaatcctcctgcgtcACCCTccagagttgctaggattacagggtaCACCACTGCGCTCAGCCCCAGTGATTTACTTTAAAAAGGAAACTGAGAAAGAATCATTACAAACATTACAGAGGGATTAAGATTGGGAGTGGGTGGTGACAGTTTTGGACAACTTATGGGTAGATGTTTCTTGAGCTCTGGGCCGTTCTACTTCTTCTAAGAATGACTTGAAACACAATGGTGGTCCCCATTGGCTAATCCTGGAGTCCTTGACATTGCCTCCTAGCCATCATCATTTGATCCAGGGCCATAACTCTGACCCTAGATGAATCAGTAATAGCACCCTCTTTTCCATTGTACCAGTCATGGTCACTGACCCATCAATTAGGATCCTCTGACTTTTTTCTCTCTGGTACAGAGGATTGATTTAATACCCTCTAAAGGTAAGGCCATTGTGGGAGAAGGGATAAGCAACAGAGAGAAGTAGTCATGTTAGAAACCTGATTTTAGTTCACCTGAGACCCAGTATAAGTGTGAGTTACCTTTTAGTGTAAGGAAGGTGAGCAGATGGAGCAGGCTTTATTGATTGTGCATAGATCTCAAGCAGAGATTGAAAGTCGTGGGATCAGGAGTCATTTAGAAGGCAATCCCAGGAAGCAAGAGTGAGGAATTGGGAAGAAGAAgacaacaaagaaagaaaagccagACCTATGGTGCATTGGGTTTTTAATcttattatatattatgtatttgtttttacagtactggggattgagcccaagggcactctatcactcagatacactcccagccctttcagttttgttttgagacagggtctccctaagtaatCTGAGAGCTTgtgttatggtttgtatgtgaggtgtcccccaaaagctcacacagGAGATAAGGCAAGAGGGTTCAAAGGAGAagggattgggttatgagagtcttaaaccAATCATGAATTGATTGCCTgattgggattaactgagtggtaactgaagtggaaaGGTGTGGGTGGGTGCGTGGGTTTGGGGTGTATATTtacatctggcaagtggagactgccctccctgcctctgatcatgatgtgagctgctttcctctgctgcATTCTTCGGCCACGCTGTTCTGTCTCACCTGGAGACCTGAGGAATAAAGCCAACTGTCTATGGATTCAGACCTCTGCAACCGTGatccctaaataaacctttcctcctttacagttgttctgtttgggtcctttagtcacagcagcgaaataGCTTGACTAAAACAGCCTGGAacatgtgatcttcctgtcttagtctcccaagtagctgggattataggcatgtgccactgtgcctctatatatgtttatttttgagatggggtctctctATGATACCCAGACTGGGCTGAGCCATATCCAGGGCTCactcaattctcctgcctcagcctccaaatatCTGGGACTTTAGGTGCGTGCCTCCGATTCTGGCTAATGGTGTATTATGAACATTGCTGCTATAGGTAATGAGGTCTTGATTCCAACAGGACTCTTTCAAATTGGTACATAAACACATGGCAATTGGAAGGATGGCAGGTTTAAAGCCAACCTGAGCAATTCAGTCAGACACTCtttcaaaagttaaaaataaaggcGAGGGGGTGGGGGgccctgggggtgtagctcagtggtagagtactcgcaCAGGAAGCACATGTCCCTGTGTTTCACCCCCAGCAAATCcccctcaaaaacaaaacaagcaaacaaacaaaccaacaactaaaaaaaaaaaaaaaaaacaggcatgtTGTATGTCTGAAGTGGGCTAGTTGACATAAGCCTACACTGGCACAGAACCGTCCACCCTGGCTGTATTTGTTTTCTCTGCTGTCATAACAACTACAAATCTgacaacttaaaaacagcacaaagATTAACCTCCTTGCTGGGCTCAGGGGCACatctctataatcccagcaactctaaaGACTCACACAGGAGGACGGCCAGCCTTGCAACACAGCCaaaccctgtctcgaaataaaaaaataaggtctgaggatatggctcagttggtagagtacttgccttcacgcacaaagccctgggttcaattcccagcaccacaagatgaataaataaattaaaagggctggggagggtgggggtcgtggctcagtgatagGTTGCTTGTCTAGTATGTGGGAGAcagtggattcgatcctcagcaccacataaaaataaatagttatgtccatctacaactaaaaaatgaaatttttagaaatgaattttagaaaataaattaaaaaaaaaactggatggggaggtggctcagtggtaaagcacccctgggttcagtccccagcaccaaaaagtaGCCATTTGTTCTAATACAAATGAGCAAGTGAGTGGGTAAATTCCCAGAAAATAGGGAATTTGATAGGTATCCTGATGTGCGACCAGTTCTCTTTCTTTGCTCCTCTGTGGGTGGATCATTATTTTAGTGGATATATTATTATCGTATTTTAATCAAATTGGGATCTATGATGACACTTCCTTTCTAGtatagtttttgtttttccttgtgTTAAATAATTTCCATTTTCCCCCATTTGATTTGTTTTCTATATCTTTATTAGTTGTTTTTCTTAAACTCTCTAACACTGTAAAATCCCCCCGAATTCTATCTTCTCCATAATCTTCACATTAGGATGTCTATCAATTAGTGAATAGATAAATTACATACAATGGCCAGTGTTAAATGCTATAGAGAAAAGTCAAGTGGGAGATTGGGACAAGGAGGGCAAGGGTGGGGTGGTGGAAGTTTGggggttttattattttaaaaaattatttaaaaatttaatttggcCGGGCATAGTGacccatgactgtaatcccagtggcttgggaggttaaggcaggaggatcgtgagttcaaagccagcctcagcaactgtgaggcgctaagcaactcagtgagaccctgtctctaagtaaaatataaaacagagctggggatgtgactcagtggtcaagtacccctgagttcaatccctggtacccccacaaaataaaataaatacaatttgatttgttctaattagttacagggACTTTTATTATTGATCAAGGGAGAGACTATTGAGAGAGTGGCCTGAAGGGAGAGAAGATGGAAAACATGCAGACATTTGGAGGAAGACAGTttcaggcagagggaacagcaagTTCAATATCCTGGAGATAGGACTGTTCTGGCAAGTTCTTCCGGCAGCACTTGCATGTTTCACTGTTAATCCCACCACCCACCTTCCCATCATGAGAGCCTCAATCCCCAGGCATTCGTCTGTAAACTTCAGACACTATTGATGACTTTCCTCCCCTCCAGTATCCAAATGGTAACAAGTCTTATTGATACTACTTGCAAatcattttaattctttttttccccttatactggggatcaaacccaggcctttgACATGCTACACAAGCACTGTACctcaagctacagccccagcccaattcTTTTTCTATATTCCCATACTAATTCTATAATATTAGAAATTATAGACTAGGACATAAGGAGCTTAGAGACCATCCATGTAGTAAAtttccattttacttttttttttttttgaggaggcgGAACTGGGCATTGAGTTCAGGGCCACTCTATCACTGGGCTACATCTTCAaccctatttattttatttggagacaggctctctctgagttgccaaggctggcctcaaactttctttctttcttttcttttcttttttttttttttttttttatactggagattgaacccagaggtgctctaccactaagttaccaaattttatttgaaacaggattttgcaaagttgcttaggaccttgctaaattgctaaagctggcctttaactttttttttttttttttttttttaacatttattgtttagttttcggcggacacaacatctttgtttgtatgtggtgctgagggtcgaaccgggccacacgcatgccaggcaagcgcgataccgcttgagccacatccccagcccaggcctTGAACtgttgatccttttgcctcagcctcccaagtccctgagattgtgggcatgtgccaccacccccAGTTCCATTTTACTCTTTCTTACTGATGCTCTTTTTAAGTCACTTCTCTGAAAACTTTCAGCTCCGTGCCTGATACATCAGGCAAAGTTCCATCACACCTGGGTCTTCCCCTCCCCTGAATCCATTTTTCCTGCTTCTCACAAACAAATCCTCCTCCGGTGCTGCCCGGTTGCTTTTCACCCCACTCCCCCACCCCACAGCAGCCCTCTGGCACACCTCAGCAGGGCTTTCCACCTTTCCACCGCTGCCAATCCCCCAGGAGTTCCCACCTCTTGTTACTGCTCCTCAAACACCCCATGTTCATTCTTCTAAATCTGCAGTTTAGTTGTTTTCTATAAAaacttttcttttgctttctgttCAAATTCCACTCATCCCTCAAGAACTCCTCCAGCCACGGTTTCCTGTCTGATGGCTACTAGAGTGCCCGCCTCCCCACCCCATCCTCAGAACAATCTTGTGTCATGACCATTTTTTTTCAAGTACTGGGGGTTgagcccagggccccacacatgctgggcaacactctgtccagccctttatattttgttttgagatgaaTTCCCAAGCTGccctggctggccttgaatttccatcctcctgcttcagcctcccaagaaactgggattatagacatgtgctatCATTTTAAAGGGAAAGAAACAAAGTCTCTGAGAGGTGGGAAGACGGTTGGCAAGGATTTGAGCCCACATCTGTCATGCTTTTAATCATGGCATGAGTTTGTGCTGACTCAGCACGTAGGTGTTTGGAAATGTCAGTTGAGCTTCTCGTGAGCTGTTCCAAGTGTGCGGCTCATCCCGTCACCCCAGTTGACCATGTCCTGAGGAGTAGAGAATAGAGAGGAGCAGAAGACTCTGCCTAGGAAGGGCTCATTCTGTGCTAGGTTCAGAACCATGTTCAGCAGTGGTGAAGACATGACCCAAGCGTCAGAAGTAATTGACTTGGGAAACAAAGCTCGGGgttggagggagggggaggaagtTGATATTTTTATTACAAGCCTTGTAGTactattggatttttttttctagctgtagttggacacaatacctttattttatctgtttatttttatgtggtgcacacgtgctaagcaagtactctactgctgagccacaacctcagcccctatttgactttttttaatatattaattttagttgtatgtggacacaatatcttttatttgtttatatatatatatatatatatatatatatatatatatatatatatatatatattttttttttggtactagggattgaactcaggggcactcagccactgagccacatccccagccctattatgtatttagagacagggtctcactgaattgttaagcacctcatttttgctggaactggctttgaactcgccatcctcctgccttatccttctgagctgctgagattacaggcatgtgccactgcgcctggcctgGCCGGGCCTGGCCTGACCTtgtactttcgatcctcctgctttGCCTCCAAGCcaggttactgggattacaggagtgcactccTTCACCTGGCATCTTTTAGATTCTTTTAGGATCTTGGAAGTGGAGGGAAGAAGGAAATaactggggttttttttgtttgtttgtttgtttttgttttttgtactggggatcaaatctaAGGCACTCCATCACTGTGCTATATCCAGTCCtttttactctttattttgagacaggggcttctgttaaattgcccaggctggcctcaaactttccatcctcctgtgtcagcctccaaagtcactgggatcactGCACCTGGTCATAAAAAGCTCTTTTAAAAAGGAGGGAGTTGCTTAGCATGCACGAGACCCCGaggtcaatccccagaaccacaggtgaagaagtaaattaaaatgaaagtgcAAAGGATGGAGCAGCAGCTCTGTAACCCCACCGCAGGGCCCAGCTCCACTTCCCACCAGGTTGTCCAGCTCATCCGGGGACATGCTTCCTCCACTCAATCACTCCTCCCTCATTTGCTTGTGGTGATCTGAATATTTCTGTGGTAGGAGACCCTAGAGTGGTCCCCATTATCCCCATTCCCTGGGGTGTTAGTGACCTTCCACATCTCCTCCCCTGAGTGTGGGCAGAGCCAGTAAAACACAGCCATGATGAGGGATTCTGCAGATGTAATTAAGGTTCCAAATCAGCTGAGGCCGAGTAATTGAGAGAGAGATAATTCCGACTTAATCATGAAAAGGTCCTTCAAAGAGAGAGTAGGTAAGAAACTCTTGTGGGCTGGATGGAGTAAGTAGCCATGCTGGGAAACTGTGGGCAGGGACTGTGAGTGGTAGCTCTAAGAGCCTGCAGTTGAGAGTCAGCAAAAGAGCCAGGCCCCCAGGTGTGGATCCCCAGATAAATTCTGccaacaatatatttttttttaatttttgttcctATTTTGgaaccagaaattgaacccaagggtgtttaaacactgagtcacatccccagttctctatttatttagagacaaagtctcactgagttgctttgtgacTTGCTaagtattgctgaggctggctttgaactgagatcctcctgcctaagcctccggagccactgcatgtgccaccacacctgggatgaagacagggtcttgctaaattgctgagtctggcctcagactacctatccttctgcctcagcctcctgagtcactgggattataggtgtgcaccaccatgcctggctgaattCTGCCAACGATCTGAATGACCTTGGAAGAGACTTGTTCCCAGGTGGGATTTCAGATAAAAATGCAGCCTAACGGGgccgagggtgtagctcagtggcagagcacttgcctacataTGCAAGGTTCAATCTCAGCGCAGCAGAAAgaagaggggtggggagggaatgCAGCCTAGCCAACACTTTGGTTACAGCCTGGTTGGATCAAGCACAAAGGACCCATCTAAATTGTACCTGGACTAATGACCAATGGGAGCTGCTGAATTTATAGTAATTTGCTAGCTTCGCCTTTGCCACCCACTTTGACTAAATAGACCCA is a window encoding:
- the Maneal gene encoding glycoprotein endo-alpha-1,2-mannosidase-like protein — encoded protein: MARRRRRACIALFLVLLFAFGTLMGLRTLKAPDGLPALGPGLELAPFERRPEGAPAPAARAPAAPAAPPPPLPPRTAEPRSSAGPVPAEAESAPGQSLRVYSDLHAFYYSWYGSPRREGHYIHWDHVMVPHWDPKISASYPRGRHSPPDDLGSSFYPELGPYSSRDPDVLREHMTQLKEAAIGVLVLSWYPPGMADDNGEPSDDLVPAILDTAHQYNIQVAFHIQPYKGRDDITVHDNIKYIIDTYGSHGAFYRYKNSIGKSLPLFYIYDSYLTSPEAWAHLLTPNGPHSIRNTLYDGVFIALLVEEGHTHDILAAGFDGMYTYFASNGFSFGSSHQNWKAVKNFCDANNLMFIPSVGPGYIDTSIRPWNNHNTRNRVNGKYYETALQAALTVRPEIVSITSFNEWHEGTQIEKAIPKKTPTRLYLDYLPHQPSLYLELTRRWAEHFIKEKEQWLM